The DNA sequence TCAATCTTATCCAGATTAAACCATATTGTTAAGGCTGATTAGAATACAGAAATTTAAAACCACATTTACTTACAAGCAAAGCAAACCATTTAGATTGAAATCACATCCTCTGTTATGATTAGAAACTAGTTGAGGAACAGAAAAGAGAAAGGCATACCACAACTTTGATCTTTGCTACAGCACTGGCTTTCTCCTTGTCTACAGCAATACTTTTCAGGAGGTTGTTTTCTGGCAAACCACGAGCTCTGCCTGTTTGCTTGGTAAGGTATGGTTCAGAATCATCAAAACTTCGGCCTCGAACAGGAGGATACAGAGAATTACCATCATACAGACCAGAGACTGGCATCTAACAATTACATATAAAAGGATGTTAGCAGAAAATATGGCCAAATATGCACTTCCTAATTTAGACAAAAGGGTAAAGAAACTCACTACCACCTTTCTTAATGGATTGAGCAAATGACAATGCAAGTTATTATTCACAGAGATTTCAGTTTAAACCAATTCAATATATGTTTCAACAGAGCTACAGAATCAGTTCATCAAATCAAATGTTTGAGTTCACACATTacaaacatatttaaatcaaaaCAAGAAAGCAAAATGCAGTCTTCCCCTAGCGAAAAAAAATGTAAGAGACTCACCTCAGGGAGAAGCTCGGTGTCAAAAGAATGCAGATCCAACAGTCCAGGACTAAACTCATTAGGCGAGTCATCACTGTTCTTCCTCCTCGGAGGAGTATTTGGCTCCATGTAAAAATCATTGAAGCCCCTCTGGGCACTCCGATACATTCTAGACCCTTGCGCTCCACCACCACCAACACCAACACTACCGTAGAAACCAAAATCCTGCTTCGAATTCGACCATCAAAGTAGCACAGTCAAACAGCTGAGATACCAATTATAGACTCAGATCTTAAGatcaaaaaaatcatatgtCTAAACCCATCTCCACACGCAAAATCCTCCATCTATCTATCTTCAAAATAGGCTCTTTCACTTTAACGGATTTTCTGGGAAAGAAAACACAAAGTACCAAAACCaaaaccacaaaaaaaaaaaagaaaaaccttTTCACCTGAGGAATAGCACTAGAGGCGTTGGAAGACTGAAGATGTTGAAGACCAGCTGACTGAAGCCATCTCCCGTTAGAAGAAGACTCCAAAAAATTATCTGAGTATTGACGCTGATGGTGAACCCCAGTAGTACCAGATCTCTGCCCTTGTCTTCCCATACCGTTCATACTCTTCTCAGAAGAAAACCCAGCTCAAATCTCGACCGATCCGACCCTCTCTGAGAATCTTGGATCGGAAAGCCTtaaactttctctctctttcactcaacaacaacaacaacaacgacAACAAATCGCTCTCAGATATTAGCAATGcaacaaaaaatgtaaaatcaGAGAGCTAAGGCCTCACTCAGATTGAAGTTGAACCCATTTCAAATCAAAAAGCAGTAATGGAGGCTGAGCTTGATGATTGAGTAAACCCAAAGATATAGGAAgattgaaagaaaaagaagaagagaagctttgaatttttgaagaaaagcttTGCACGTGCGAGATTGGATTTGACACGTGCGAGTGTGTGGTTTAAATGGAAGGAGGAGGAAGAGTCTTTAAACGACGACGTGTCGTATGGGCCCTTCTTAGTCTCTATTCTCTAATTTATGTTTCCCCAACGTCTCACGTGGTGGGGTCCACATTGGATATTGCCTAttcaaaaaatgtatatattatttatttattttttaattaattgggCGCTTCGACTTCATATTCAAATTTCGAACGCCACGTGTTCCGATTAGGTGACTTGAGGAGTTGAGTTAATCGGACGGTGGAGTTTGAACAGTACCACAATCTCCTTGGCCGAACCAAGTTGCGGGACCCACCACTGCCGCACTACACTTGTTTTTTGTCTTGGGCAATTCTGTTTTGGTGTTAAGATTTGTCAAGGAAATTTACCTCTTTGTTGTATTGTTGGAGTTGATTATGTTATTATTACAAGGAGTGTTAAAAgcctaattataatttttatcttttaaattttaatatatattaaatcatatcctttaaattttttggtagttaaaaattttccttaaattattgagattgttaaatttagatacttttatttcatttcattcaattttattatttgagtgattgtttatatattaaattatacttcccacactttgatatctaccaaattatgcccctcgaactttaatatgtactaaatcatactccctgaactttcatcaatgttatactttttttttactaaaattggacaaaagtccttaaatccaacaatctcaataattcaagGGTATTTTTAACGAACTTAAAAGTTCAGAgaacataatttggtacatgtcacagtttaggagaaaaaaaaacttaattacccTAATTACAAtttcttagttaatttttatacttaaaattacatgtcataatattttttttcaaaattttcttatagtgatatttattatagttacaatatcattcttgtaaattttttaaaatttttgaatagtttacCGTACCGAAAACAGAGTTCTTGATATCTTAGTCTACTACGCGTGTTAAAAAACCTCAAACTTATTTTTGGTAAGGTAAACTATTCgaaagtttttaaaaatttacaggaaTTATGTTGTAACTATGACAAACAccgctatgaaaaaaaaatatattatgtgTTTTTGGATACTGAGATTGATTATGAGCTTGTAATAGAAAATTGACGGTAGCACTCCTCAGTACTCTATTACTCTATTTTTCTACTTTTATTTGATTTAGGGTAATAGTAGTGATGGGCGTAATAGTGATGTGGTAATGGTAACACTGACGGTAGTAATAACATTCGAcacaatgaaaaagaaaagaagagaaaaaaaataataaaattttataatgatttgattttatttttttagttttcttttattttttattttttataatatttaaataatatatattacgtGGGCTAATTAAAATATGTGATGTTTACTTATGTATACACATGGAGATCTATGCTTAACAATAATTGACTAACATAgaataattagcttttttagtccctgtacttatgacactatactatgatgccccttaatttataagtgtagttaaaaataccccctaaaatataTCAGTTGAAATAGTATAAtccttttatctaattttgttaaaattgactaaagttgactgttaaattaataatgtggcattatacatagatagtagttgaaaaattatataccattaggaaaataaattacaagtcataaaaattacaatcacaggaaaaaaaaatgaaaaataacatcccaaaaaatagaatatcattactttaattttccaaaaatctcatgttctttctagtgatatacatctcttcaaatactgtagaatcctaattttacacatttttctaatttgaactgctaaaaaacgattggaattattttaataaaattatttttattaaatttttttaaaaggttatgaaatcattttttaatcatctttcattgtcagttattatgccacctcatagtcaatttttcctctaaaaagagatgaaattactactctatcctttgttataataccacatcatcaatacaaacagtatttttaaacaaaataaacagaaggactaaatgtatgcatataaaattatacaaggactatttataacaagctgaatagattaaggggcataatagtatagtgtcataagtacagggggtaaaaaagataattattcaCTAACATAAGAGTGGAGATCAAAACAATTGTGAAGGTTGGAGAGTTTAGCCTTGATTTTTCTAGTCTAGGGGATTGATCGTGATAAACTTCAAAGTTGAAgaagttttgccgcaaattaacCTTTATTTTAAAGTGACatttggtaatacttttatttttcaatttttttaattacaaaaataaaagtaaattttttttattttttaaggtaggatttggtaacacttttgttttttaattttttaatcataaaattaaaagtaaaattttatttttaaattttggtttttgaaaaacaaaaatatgttctattactacttttgtttttcaattttaaaaataaaaaataaaagtgtgttctgtaaattttattttttattttttgtttttatttaagtcgAGTTTAGACTTCGCGGTTCAGGTCTTGGGTTTGGATTTGGGGTTGGGGATGGGGTCGAGATCCGGGTTGGGGTCTAGGGTCTAGGGTCAGGGTCGAGATTGAGGTCTAggttgggatctgggtccgggtccaagtAACGGTATGGGTTTGGGATTTGAGTTGGGGTCCTTGTTCGAGGTCGGGATCCAGGTTGGTGTTCAGGTCCAAGGTCCAAGGCTCGGGTCTCGGTCCAacgtttgggtctgggtcctgggtcCAGAGTTCGAGGCTCAGGTCCGTGGTCGGGGGTTCGTGTCCCTGTTTGTGTTTAGGTTTGGGtgaagtttgggttcgagttatGGGTCCAGGGTTCGGAGTCCGAGTTTGGATTTAAGGTCGGGACTAGTGCTCGATTCGTGgtctaaaatattgataaatgaaaatataaataaattaataattaatgtatATGTTTAAAATTTGTTTGAAAGTATGTgactttttattgtttttaaaattttgaatctcattttctaaattaaaatgttttataaatatataattactttttaattatcaaattaaaaaactgATTAATAAAGTATTAGAGAACACACCCAAAACAaccattttcaaaaaatatatctcATCCAATATTTCTACAGTATTAAAGTGACTTACTGTAAAATTAAAATGACCAATTACTCTTCTTTCATAGATTACTCGAGTTATTGATGATTAAGTTTCAACTAAGCTAAATGCTAAAGTAGTCTCATAAATATTATGTCAAAATACAGTTTGGAATTAGTTAGTGCTAaagtgttttaatttttttggtccATTGCAGTTTGGGACAGTAGTCTTTAGCTTCCATCTTCTTAGGGTGCATTAATTAGATAAGTTATTAGATAGAATTATTGTCCTCGCATTgaaaaaaaagtacaaaagtatgttatttttatttatttattattattattttttgaaaaatagtttCAAAAAACACTACAAAAGAGCTAAGAATTCAACAAGTGTAAAAATTAGGAGATATCATTAATAAATGATATCAGCTAAAATAAAGTGTTTAATACAATGAGAATATTCAGTTCACACTAGACCGTATTTATAGTTGTTGATAAAGTAAACCTAACAAGAGTATCAGGAATAATATTAACAATTATGGACTAAAAAAAAGCTCACAATATTAAAATGATTAGAAGATGATTTGATATACTAACCTCAAAGATGAATctaaattaaaagaataatttaGCTTATCAACCTAGCCTTTCCAATTAGATTCAAACTAAATGTTGTGAAATCTAAAACGATTGCATTGAGTGACTCCATGACCTAGAGCAAGAGCTTTTATTATTTCTAGTTGAAAATTCCCTTCTAACTTCTAAAAACAGTAGCTAAAACTATCTTATAAATATCTCGAGTCACCATTCTCAAGCTACAAATGCTATTCACGAGATCAATAGAAGCAttagtatgttattttttttaatagaaataaaataactatttaaattaataacttGTATTTTTActttacataatatatattttttttttgggaaataaaatcacataaccttgataattgttattaattggaaGACTAGTTTCaactattatatatatctacGATTTAATTCTAACTAAATTACCACTTTATCGACTTTGAAATTTTACTGTTACATATACACAGATGTATACAATGGTTATCCAATTgataaataatgataatatttaaTTGGTGTgtgtcaaatttataaaaaaaaaaaataaacttaaagaagttttgcaaaaaaaaaaattgtacaaaattaaaacaaaaaaaagtttGGCCCTCCCAAtgtttttcttatttcttttctatATTTTCCTAAACCCATAGAATAGGTGTAAAAGAGTGTGAGATGATGCCTTTATGTAAGAATGGAATGGAAGATTCCAAAGCTTAAACAAGCTATTATACCATTGCCAATGCCACCGACTAATATAACCTAACCCAATTACGAAACTTCTCGAACTCACTCGACTCGACTCAATTATACCAAAGtcactccctttcttcttcttcttcttcctcatttTTTCCCTTTTATATATTTACCCCTAAACAAAAATATCCTTACAATTCAATCCACTCTGTTTTTCATTTCACCCAATTCCAAATAATTCTTCTCTGCAAATAATCATGGCTGAAGACGGCGCCGTAACGGTCTACAATACCAACGCCATTACCGATACCAAGAAGAACAACCCATTTTCCATTAAGGTCGGATTAGCTCAAATGCTTCGCGGTGGAGCTATTCTCGAAGTTACCAACATCGACCAAGCTAAGCTCGCCGAAGATGCCGGTGCTTGCTCTGTTATTGTATCGGAACCGGTAATCCACCGAGGGATTTCTCGAATGGCTGATCCATCTCTTCTTAAGGAGATTAAGCGAGCTGTTTCGATCCCTGTAATGGCGAGATCTAGAGTTGGGCATTTCGTTGAAGCTCAGATATTAGAAGCCATCGGTGTTGATTACATCGATGAGAGCGAAGCTTTGGCTTTGGCCGACGAGGATAATTTCATCAACAAGCATAATTTTCGAACACCATTTCTTTGTGGTTGTCGAAATCTTGGGGAGGCTTTGAGCAGGATTAGGGAAGGAGCCGCTATGGTAAGGACTCAAGGGGAATTAACAGGTTCAGGTAACGTTTCCGAGACTGTACGGAGCTTGAGATCAATAATGGGGGAGATTAGGGTTTTGAACAACATGGATGAAGATGAAGTGTTTGCCTTTTCGAAGAAGATAGCTGCGCCTTATGATCTGGTTGCTCAGACCAAGCAAATGGGTCGTCTTCCCGTAGTTCAATTTGCCGCCGGAGGGATTGTGACACCGGCCGATGCGGCACTGATGATGCAATTGGGATGCGACGGTGTTTTTGTGGGTTCGGAGATTTTCAATTCTTCTGATCCGTACAAGCGTGTGAGGGGCATAATTCAGGCTGTTAGGCATTACAATGATCCCCATGTGCTTGTGGAAACGAGCACTGGTTTGGCTGATGCCATGGCTGGTCTGAACCTCAATGAGGATAGGATTGAACAGTTTTAAGTTTAAACCATGGTTGTCTCTTTGAGGTTTATATACTTTACTTAGTGAAGAGTTGCTTTGCTTGTTTTTGGGTATCAGTTGTACTTCAAATCTGATCTTAAACTTGCTTTTTATATAATGTTGAAGCATAGATGAGTGAGAATAATATTCTGGTTTTGTTCATAAAATCTTGGGTATTAATCTTGTTCTCTTATAATTGACTTAAAGTACCAAACTTTTTTAGTTCTTCTGTCAAAAGATTTCATTTTTTCACTTGCTACAATCTAGTGTGATTGATTTTAGTTCACATGATTTGAAAATGATATCAAAAGAATCTAGTGAAAGGAGACAAGGATCTTTAAGTTTAACAAAACATGGAGTGTTTTGTATGTGTATCAGCTTAAAATAAAAGgacaaataatatttaataaaaagtgTAAGAGGAGAGAAAAAACAGAGAGGTATGATTATTTACATGTTATCTGAAGTGTTTGATGTCTCTGCATTATGCTTGTTGTGCATATGAGATCTGGTCTCTGAAATAATTTCCCTGAATGGATCTATCTTCAATATTACTCAGCATATGGGTCACCATTCCTAATCAATAATGGCCAACATGGTAATTGAGTGATTCTACTCATAGTACAAAAACCTTGCTTTAAAATAACAACAGCAGAATAACATGTTGAGATTCCTAACAATTATTTATCTTCTATAGTTTTAGGGCAAAGAAACAAAGCACAGCCCAAAAAAGAACAAATCAAATCCCATTTCCTTGATCTCTTTGGTGATAACGTATTacaaataataacaaataatcccCAAAAAGAACAAATCATCCCATTTCCTTGATCTCTTTGGTGATACTGTATTGCaactgaaattatttttatacttatgaaaatttaaatttgtaatCATACATCAAATAATCAACAACATGAGTTATTGTAACTTAAATCCCATTAGACAATTTGTCTTCCTGCTTTTCAAAGATTGTGCTATCTGTTTCAATGCTGCCATTGTTGAATAAGCACCTTAGAGCAATTTCATAAGCAGCAAAAATGGCACCATTAACCACAAATGCCCTAGAAACTGCAGTACCTAACCCTCGCCATAGCACACTGAATCCTTCATGTTTGACACTCTTTTGAAAACAATCAATAATACCATTATACTTTAGAGGAATAGAAGATGGAGATTGAGCCTGTAATCTGGTCTTGATAACATCTAATGGATAGCAACATATCCAGCTAGCAACTCCAGCCAGTCCACCCGAGACCAACATTGTCTGGAGGCTTTCTTGGCCGCCTTTTCTGCAGCCCGGATGAAAATGCTCTCTCATATACTCATAAGTCGAAAAATAAACACCATGTGCAGGTGCATCCCTGAGAACAGTTATGGTAAAACCTCTATACATTCCTCTCAAACCTTCTCTTTTCATTATGGTTTTCACAACACTTACAGGGCCTTTATATGGTTGAACTTTATTTGTTTTTGCTTGGCCTGTACCCTGCAATTGAAGGCGAATCTTAACAAGCTCCACGGGGGCGAGCATTAGACTTTGAAGAGCACCGGTTCCAACTCCTCCTAGAGCCACTCCTTTGTAGGAAGGAGGGTCTTTAGCTGAAACAGACGAGTCAACTGCTCGAGAGAGGACTGCGTATATCTGGAAAACCATGGCATTCTAGAACAAAAAGATAATTGGTCAGTTCAGTTCGGTGTAAGGCTGTTACAAAGCTTGTTGAAGCTACATTATACATAAGGATGGAAACCGAAATTGGCCACACAAAAACAGTTTGTCACATAAGAGAATGTCACAACATATCAGCAATGTTCCCTGTGTATCATATGGCAATTCAATTGTGTGTTTGGTTGAAAATTTTAGTGACTTTAAAAGTCCAAAACAGCTTTGGTGTTCTAATACATAGTAAAACAAAAGAGCCACACAATTGTAAAAAAGGTTTTTCAGTATACTATTCCATTTCAAAGGTGAAAAAGGAGAACACAAAGTTTCTTCCTAATCTCGCCAACCATTTTTAATATGGATTTTCCAAAACAATAGCAAAGATAATTGATTACATATTCTGTTTCTTTGGCCAATTCTCAAAGATTCTTTTGGTCAAAAACTCACATTAAAAGCTGGAAATGACCCTATAACTAAACTCCCTCAGTTACAATAAATTCCACAACAAAAAACACCAACAGGATAAACACACAAGTAAGATTATTTACACATATTTTGAAACAAAAGAGAGATAGTGATAGTTAATTAAGCTGACCTGAAAAGTAACAGAGGCCAAAGGTGCTGCCATGCCTCTGTAGAGGGCACCAGGCCCTTCAGTAGAGACAACATTTCGAAGGATACTAAAGGCTGAACCGGTGTGCAAGTACTGCTGTTGTCGAATTCGAAGGGTGTCAAGGGGATAACCAGAGACTATACCAGCAATGCCTCCAAACCCTCCAGCCACAAATTCTCTACCCCAACTGCTAGCAAGAAACTCTGGCCAAAAATCCATCTTCTTCTCCTTTATCCCATTAAAACTTTTCCCTTATTTGAAAGAAACCCCAATTCTTGTTTTGCCTTCTAGAGCTATAAAAATGATTCCTTTAGCTTGCACGGTTCAAACTCTTCCACCTAAAAAAATCTCCTTTTTAACATAATCCAATTTGGGGTGGGATTATATTGACAGTAAATCTACTTACCAAAACAATTTCCATCAAAATTCCTTTTGAAGGTTTCTTTGAGTCACCAAATGCTGCATATTTAAGTAATTTGCCActttaaacataaaaaataaacaattactTAATCTTTCAAAAATCCCACATGTCTTTCATCAACCTCTTCAAACCAATGTAATAAACTATTCCTAGAAAGATGAGAGAaattgaaagagaaaaaaaaagaccaGAATTTAACAAACAACAAAGGTTTCTCTCACAACAAGTTCTTAATTTAGAACGAAACAAAAGCCACCGGTTGCTATTGTGTTGGTAATTGTGGTCTGGGGAACTGGGAAGAAACGGCAAAGTGCGGTTTCAATGGTGATACACGGGAGTGACACGTGGACCAATAAACTATCCACGTTGCACTATTTGTTGATGATGCAATGGAAAGTTAAGACCATAAAAAAATAGTAGGCTTTTTATTGTTGAGATGGGTCCCATACACTCCCTGTGGTGTGCAAAAGTGGGGTTTTTTTGTCCTTATCTGTTATCATTGGTTTCGATTTGTACTAGTGTTTGTAAAACACACGTCtcttattttatgtatatatttttggaaaaaaaagtaAGGTGAATTCTATAAAACTTATtaacattatttattttgtgaaatgataatatattttttaaaattatagaaatagaattttaaatttaatttttaataattttattttttaataaaattaattttgaaataatttttaatatatataggagcagatacataaaatataattagttttgttataacatatttaaattaaatttttattaagttttattttgacaaaaattttttaaaattctatttgtacacttttaaaaaatacaaaatttattatgACATTTAttcaattgataacttttaaaaaatataaactttttttttatatatatatttttttaaaaaaaagtttatattttaaaaaatataaacttacagATAGACGAATGTTGTGGTGGAGTCGGATTGTCTGAGAGTCATCAGggatttacaaaagtttaaacaTATAGCTTCTCCTTATGGCCATATACTTTCAGAATGTATGACTATGTGTTCGAGTGTTGGTgatatttcttttaattttgttaagCAATCTGTTAATAAAGTTGCGCATGCTATTGCGTGATCCTCCCTTGTTGAGGCTGATTGTACTTATTCTGGGAATGCATTATCCTTAAATTATGCTTCTTTAGTTTTGAAtgatttgatttaataaaatttcatcattattaaaaaaaaaaaattaataaacttaaattagtatttattaaaaaaaaaaatatacatatatatatagtaaaaaaaaaagtttttgagtGTTACGTAAATGAAAAGtctaattaatagaaaataatggaaaaagaaTTAAGTCAATTTTCTTGATAATAAATAGATCTTTGGTAATGAAAAGTGATGCAATAATTGGTGAGAAGACATTACGTGTATGAGTCAATCACTTGTCCATGTTTTGGGCACGTGGAAGAGTTTTAGAATAATGATGAGATCAACTCACCTTAAATAGATTTTAATCTCAtcctcaaataaataaataaataagataatgATAGATAACTCttacattaaaaaattgataacctattaattaaattattagtgTTTTTAATTAACTATGATAGCCTGATAAGTCTTGAGTCAAATTCTATCGCTTAGCCTGAACATTGAAGATGATGTTggtttttgttaattaatattgaGAAAaacttgtatttttattttttgggtaCATACATCAATTAtgtttttcttctaatatttaaccatataaatatttaaaatatattttttaaaaaaacttcatATAGTTGTCATTTGATTAGTTTGtgcaatatacttttcaataggtgaaaattaacaaaaataaaaaaataattgctgAGTTGGGATGGAAGAGGTTATAGGAAAAATGTAGGAATTTTCTTTCAGCATCAAATCAAGGAAAAACCATTTTCAACATCACATCAAATCAGTATCAGATTATAactataacaataataacaagcAATTAATAGACAATATTTTGGGCCAAACCAAATTATGGGCTTCACTCATTGTCAACAAATGCATCCAATGAAAGATATGTGAATTTAAGAAAATGATACCTTATATAGGAATATATAAGTGGTCGAATAGAatacatttatttatgtataaaaacaatataaatgACATATATTGCTATCtagataattaaatataataatttttatagaatattattatttataaagtgTCATTTCCTATTAGCAATCTCAGTGTGTGATAACAagactttaaaataaaatagaatgattcaatactaaaaatttattaaacgaTATGCTTATAAGGCTGCACATTGTATTGATAGAGAATTTTCTTTTTTGCCTGATTGTATTTTTAGTGAGCATGATGCTCCTATTACTTTACGTCTTATTGTAACAGAAATTGTTTGAATAAAAATTTACACTTCGATAATTCTTTTTcatataaagtttttttttttttttttgctggagATTTTCATATATAGTTAATAAACAATTTACTTATATTTTCTCTCATAACAAACAGTCACATGGTACATATTGAACAACACGTATTCAGTTATATTACCATTGAAGGAATGATATTACATTAGTGGCAAAAATTACATATAGCCCATGATAAGCCAATCTTAAAGTTTTGTCTCAGAGAATAAGACCAGAAAATATTGATGCCTTCACTTAATCATGTAATTTAAAATAGaacatgtaaaaaaaaaaaaaatagtatatatagcATGCaaatttaattgtattaaatattttttttaaaagaaatatattaaaatatgagataaactatcataaataaCAAACAAGAAATACTATAATAAACTTAAGAACtcgtatataaattttattcagttttctattgaaaaaaaatagttttttataaaaaaaaaaacaatttcttTATGAATAATCTTTGGTGAGTTTTGCTCTGACCAATCGTCACCGAAtggataaaaaatttaataattcagtgtataaattttacttctatataatcaaaactaatttaTTGATGAAGAAATTAGTTTCATAATAAAAAACTAGTTTATTGATCAAAGATTTCTGGTGAGCAAATTTATATAAAGATTAAATATGAGTTTTGAAAGTTAGATTTACATAAATATGAcaaatactataaaaataatttaaaacaaaaaaatgtcATAAAAATGGCCTAACTTACTGTCatatttaagtaaaaaaaaacttttaaaacCCGGTGTAAATTGTAAagggataagttgaaaaatgcctcttttattaatcaattaattaaatttacctctaattttatat is a window from the Cannabis sativa cultivar Pink pepper isolate KNU-18-1 chromosome 1, ASM2916894v1, whole genome shotgun sequence genome containing:
- the LOC115707858 gene encoding pyridoxal 5'-phosphate synthase-like subunit PDX1.2, giving the protein MAEDGAVTVYNTNAITDTKKNNPFSIKVGLAQMLRGGAILEVTNIDQAKLAEDAGACSVIVSEPVIHRGISRMADPSLLKEIKRAVSIPVMARSRVGHFVEAQILEAIGVDYIDESEALALADEDNFINKHNFRTPFLCGCRNLGEALSRIREGAAMVRTQGELTGSGNVSETVRSLRSIMGEIRVLNNMDEDEVFAFSKKIAAPYDLVAQTKQMGRLPVVQFAAGGIVTPADAALMMQLGCDGVFVGSEIFNSSDPYKRVRGIIQAVRHYNDPHVLVETSTGLADAMAGLNLNEDRIEQF
- the LOC115707857 gene encoding mitochondrial arginine transporter BAC2; this encodes MDFWPEFLASSWGREFVAGGFGGIAGIVSGYPLDTLRIRQQQYLHTGSAFSILRNVVSTEGPGALYRGMAAPLASVTFQNAMVFQIYAVLSRAVDSSVSAKDPPSYKGVALGGVGTGALQSLMLAPVELVKIRLQLQGTGQAKTNKVQPYKGPVSVVKTIMKREGLRGMYRGFTITVLRDAPAHGVYFSTYEYMREHFHPGCRKGGQESLQTMLVSGGLAGVASWICCYPLDVIKTRLQAQSPSSIPLKYNGIIDCFQKSVKHEGFSVLWRGLGTAVSRAFVVNGAIFAAYEIALRCLFNNGSIETDSTIFEKQEDKLSNGI